TTGCATCTTGAACGATAAATactttttgattcaattgttgattgaaataagattcaaatttgatcttgacaattttcaaattatcaattttcaaatcttggaAAAACTGCCACCATTTAGTCAATTTAGTAGTATACGAATATACATCCAAGTCCCAAATTAAATCATTGGATACAATATCCTCTGttgtattttgtttaatgatttgataCTTGATAAAATCGTAACCAAAGATGAATAAAATGTTGCACCAATTTTCATATTTGTCACCCATTAATCCTAATTCATATTTTAATAAACCAAGGACTTGAATTTCAACTTCGCGTAAATGTTTAATATGTTTGGATTCTTCAGTCAAGCCAATGATTTTACACCATGATTTAAATGAGTAGTTATaatcttgattgaatttggagGCAATAATGACTAGTCCAAGAAACAAATGTTGACACTTGACAGGCAAGTTTGAGTTATTGGTAATTATTAACTTGTAAATGTAAAAACAAGCCAATTGCAAGGATTGAATTGAAGTTTTGGAACGCTTaagaatttcaatgataaaCTGTTTGACCTGCTTAGTGTCACAAGTATGTTGTTTTTGCTTGGagtacaaaatttttaataaATTGGTGGCacaattgaccaaaatcGAGTTGAATTGAGCTTTACTTAAATGTGCTTGATGGTAATAATCATGGTGGTTTGGTGAAAAAGCAGTTGGAGTAAGCGGCTTTGCATTGGAGGCTGACTCGGcttcagttgatgaatttggtggtgttaATAAATCAACTCCTCTGGTTTCCCGTTTAATTTgaacaacttctttttctttttctttttcttgttcttgttcttgtttcttGCAAGATGGCGAGACTGGTGATTGCATAATGGAAAAATCGTAGCTAATTGAAATGAAATAAtgataaaaaaatataaagaCCCTAAATGTTTATAACCCTGTAACCTGATGAAAACGCCTGTATGTGATTCGTAAAAAAGGAAATCTTGAAAATACAATACCCTGAGTATGActcttgttgataaaaaatGACAAATATAGTTACCGTATGAATAGTAACTGACTAATATAAAAAGATAATAGTTTCCCTGTGTGTTGTATAAAAATATTGTGTAGATAAAATCTCAATCAATCTCAATCTCTGATAATAGACTCAACTGATAGTATAAAAAAAGTAAGCACGACGACGGACAGATTTAGTAAAAATATTGTGAATTCATCTGAACGGTTGATGGAAATGTAGATAGCAAAAATGTGTTGTAATAAAAGTTAACTGATTAAAATGTGGTGTGTGAAAGCTCTTAgtgtggttgtggttgccaaaaaattgtaaactCCTGAAAGTTGGTTGTGGCTATGTTATTGAGAAATAAGTTGTGAGTATGTGTGCTGGTAAGTATGTTGGTACTAGAAGTAGTAAAATCACCCTGATAAGGAATATAGCAAAAGTGTACTGGTGTGTACTTATATATCTTTGGGGCTGATTGTATCGGAGTGACCACAGTTATGTATTCTATTTTTTGATGGTTGATTGTTGGCTTATGAGTAATAATTTTATCGTATGTAGATAAAagtactgcatataaacTGATTTATGAgtcaaatctttttttctcGTTATCGGAATGACCCATACTGCAATACATATAcaacacaaaacaaaactcACTTATTTCCACACCCCGGTTACACGGTAACTATGGAGACCGatatctttattttttcttctcgCCCTCCGTTTCCGCTTTAGAATTTAATCCCGGGTCGAAAGTAAATTGACTCATGAGCACCATAAACAGGCTTCGTAAATATTTCTCCGAAACACGTGATGATTGTAAATTCGCCTCTAGACACCATTTGTGGAAGGCGACTTTTGAAGTAGCAACGAACGTTCTCAACTCACAGCAATACAATGCTAGCTATAAATAAGAAGAATGGTGCCCGTTTGCTTACAAATCGTAGACGCAACCTAAATTTGGTGTACTATCTATTCTCTGGGACACCTTCGCTACATACTCTACCTAAAACCAAAAGTTGACAATGCCAGACTCGTCAGTATGTTTCACTGGTGTCAAACGAATCTTTTTGgtatcaaaattttggGCAAGAAAATGTGTTTTGGGGAATGGGTGCCTTGCGTGTCGCTTACTAGGGTTCTTTGTTGAGAGGATTCCAGATCTACAAGTCGTGGAAAATGtctttgaagaaaagtCTCATTAAATGCACAGGCATATTAAATGACCCAAAGCTGACTACCAAGCTTTTGTTTCCATTCAACACTTGTTTGCGTGGTACATGTCTCTTCTTATCAACCTCGATATCCGTGTAGATCTCTTGTAAAACACTATCCTATATAGTCAAAGTGGGGTTACAGAAATCGTGCAACATTTTATACTCGAATAAAATAGCCGATCCATTTTCAGTAGTAATTCATTTCACATCAACAGTAGCTTTggaatcattgaaaatcaGTAAGTCTTCCTCATTCTTGGTTTTATCCACATGATGAGTAGGGAACAAGGCCATGGACCAGACTACTGAGAAACATTTGTGTAGTGCAAACCGCTGTATTGGTAGCTTATTGCACACACTATATACGGCAACAACCGAGGACGAATCAATTTCTGGATATCGTATTGATTTGCTGGGTGGTGCTAGATAAAGGGAACGAACCCCTTGAAAAGACGGACTTAAACGTTGATGCAGAGCAAGACCGTGAATTTGTAGAAGAGAATATGGGGGATGTTTCAGCGGTAATACACGCAAGAGTTTCGAGGGAAATAGCCGAAAGAGTCTCAGAGGACCCTTTTGAGGAAAGTTTAGGGCAATATGTAGAACACATGTCAGAAAATGATGTGGTTGTGGCCACAGACTTTATCACCATTGTCACTAATATATATGATAAGTGCGATAACCACCGCTCCGCTAAACCAAAGAAGCGCAATACCTTAGAGTGGGAAATATATACGCGGATTGCTAAAAATAGTTTAGGTCCTGATCCTGATAAACCCCAATGCAAGGAATAGAAGCAAAGTTGTGAAAAACTCGATGACAAATTCTATAACGAAGTAAAGACTATCAAATACCTAATCATGCGAAGACTCAAATTTTTGACCTTGAGCCTCCAAAGACGttttttttcattggttttgatgaaatttacgattatttgatcaattctaACCTGTCAGTTGTAGAAACTGAGTTCATCAATCACTTCAACAAGGTTTACGAGTTTGAGTGCATTAGATCAACCATTAATTAACGTGGAACATTTTTGAGGAAAAGGGAGAGTGAGGTTCGTTCGTGTATGGGCAAATTATTACTGACCGTATCTTGTAAGTATTACATCACATATCATTGGTTAAAGATAACGGTATTTTGAGAAAGAAAGTGTTTGACATTCTCAAGAAGTATTACTCTCCTTTAGTACTATCTAAAGTCATTTTCcccaaaatcaataaattatcaaatttaaTAGATAGAGAGAGAAACAGCTCCAGGTAATGATATCAAAAACCTTGCTGCTAATGAAAGAAGGTTTCATGTCTATCAGTCAAGTACTCAAGGACACGACTATTGAGCCACATTTCAATAACAACGGGGATCTACAACATAGATATGGCCGTAGGATACGCAGAAGATCCAATTAATTTCTTCTGTGGTTCAGTTTAAGTAAGTTGATTATTACACACTTAAAAAACAATCAGTTGCTCTGTGTAAAACAAAACACTTTTGCGCAACTCTTCTTGCTGAAAGGCCTGNNNNNNNNNNNNNNNNNNNNNNNNNNNNNNNNNNNNNNNNNNNNNNNNNNNNNNNNNNNNNNNNNNNNNNNNNNNNNNNNNNNNNNNNNNNNNNNNNNNNNNNNNNNNNNNNNNNNNNNNNNNNNNNNNNNNNNNNNNNNNNNNNNNNNNNNNNNNNNNNNNNNNNNNNNNNNNNNNNNNNNNNNNNNNNNNNNNNNNNNNNNNNNNNNNNNNNNNNNNNNNNNNNNNNNNNNNNNNNNNNNNNNNNNNNNNNNNNNNNNNNNNNNNNNNNNNNNNNNNNNNNNNNNNNNNNNNNNNNNNNNNNNNNNNNNNNNNNNNNNNNNNNNNNNNNNNNNNNNNNNNNNNNNNNNNNNNNNNNNNNNNNNNNNNNNNNNNNNNNNNNNNNNNNNNNNNNNNNNNNNNNNNNNNNNNNNNNNNNNNNNNNNNNNNNNNNNNNNNNNNNNNNNNNNNNNNNNNNNNNNNNNNNNNNNNNNNNNNNNNNNNNNNNNNNNNNNNNNNNNNNNNNNNNNNNNNNNNNNNNNNNNNNNNNNNNNNNNNNNNNNNNNNNNNNNNNNNNNNNNNNNNNNNNNNNNNNNNNNNNNNNNNNNNNNNNNNNNNNNNNNNNNNNNNNNNNNNNNNNNNNNNNNNNNNNNNNNNNNNNNNNNNNNNNNNNNNNNNNNNNNNNNNNNNNNNNNNNNNNNNNNNNNNNNNNNNNNNNNNNNNNNNNNNNNNNNNNNNNNNNNNNNNNNNNNNNNNNNNNNNNNNNNNNNNNNNNNNNNNNNNNNNNNNNNNNNNNNNNNNNNNNNNNNNNNNNNNNNNNNNNNNNNNNNNNNNNNNNNNNNNNNNNNNNNNNNNNNNNNNNNNNNNNNNNNNNNNNNNNNNNNNNNNNNNNNNNNNNNNNNNNNNNNNNNNNNNNNNNNNNNNNNNNNNNNNNNNNNNNNNNNNNNNNNNNNNNNNNNNNNNNNNNNNNNNNNNNNNNNNNNNNNNNNNNNNNNNNNNNNNNNNNNNNNNNNNNNNNNNNACTGCATATTCGGTAAAACGCCAATGCTTCTAGAAACTTATGACTTAAGAATATAAATAGGAGAAGAATTCATCCCTTTTCAAATAACTCGAATCCacttctcttttctttcttctaCATTACTCCCACTTCAAACACTTTTCTATATCGATAATGAGTTCTAAAGCTACTTGTTCTTGCTGCTCCAATACTTGCTCCTGTGAAAATACCTGCAAATGTGAAAGTACTGACAAATGTACTTGTCAACCAAAGTAATGACGTCCTATCTCACTGAAGGTTGCTAGGCTTCTTGTTGGATATAGGTCTTTTATCGCTAACTCTCCAATATGAATTATATGCTTTAATTTATTGTGCAATTGTAGAGACTGTTTAACTCTGACACTACAGATTGAAGCCCATTCAAGATCACCAGGGTTTGAAActgtttttgttgtgaGAAAACACCGACTGAAACGACCGCTTCTATTCCCGACCCGACAGAGAGTCtggaaaaaaataaaaaagttCCAGCCCGACCGACTGTCACCAAATTTGCAAATCGAAGGACAATACACATCTCTTCCTTGTGACTTTTGATTCGTTAACACCACACAATTCGCCAAATCTACCAGGTAATGTCAATTCGTGGATCATAACTCATAAGAGCGCTGAAACGTTCAAAGTTAAGGCAATTTAGAAGTCTCCGAAAATAATCTATAAGCAACACTTTTTGAATGAGCAAAGTTGCATAAGATCAAGCACCCTACAAAGAAGTTTCAAGTAACataaatcatcatattAGATTAGCTATAGACCTACTTATTTAAAGCAATGGCACAACTGGGATTTATTTGGAGCAGCTATTACATTTGCAACCACCTTGATCCTTTGAACAAGTACATGAAGTACCACAACTGCAGGTTGACTTTGATTCTTCGCTGGAACTCATGATTTATATAGATATGGGTAGATGAGTAAAGGCTAAAATGTATATGAGctttgattcaataaagTAAAACTGATATTGAATTGTATAGTATATAACAATGTTTGAATCTTTGTAAAAAATGAAGGGGAGAGAATTTAAAAGCTATTTATCCAAGTagtaaatttcaaagtggAAAATTTATAGTCGTACACAAAAGAAAGGGATGACTGTATGACGTGTGTATgctttgtttgttgttgttgttgtttggtATTTTGTACTCCGAATGCGGCGGCTTCCTAATTGGAAAACTCAGTTTAATCATTAATTCTGTTTATATACAGGATATGAGCATATTCTTATTAACATAATTTATGCCAAGACATACCTACCATCTGACACAAGGGGCATAAATATCTCAGCTTAAAAAATATTAAGAATTTGCTGTATGGATATATAACCTCAGCAAATATCCCTCAGCTAAAATACCTCCATAGTAGAGTTTACTTCCTAAATTTTATCTTAGGCATTTACAGTGTTTTTAGTTTTTATTAATACGAGTGCTACATAACTATTCAAATCAACGCGACATAATTATTCATACGAAAACGacataaaattttgtacCAATGCGACATAATAGTTCAAACCAGTGCGGGCGTTGTTCGATGCGTCTTTTAtatacaatacaatacacaGACTCCTGACCTCGTGAAGAGTAACGCTTGTAGCTACTTGAGGTAAGTCGGGTGGGGTGATACACCACCACCTTGAAGATCATCTTAGAACATGATAACATCAAGGCTTTCTTTCAAGCAACTTATGTATCAACAAGAGAGAAATTTTATTTACATGTCCATAATATTCCTCCGTAGACGAATTTGAACTGGTGTGTTATTCTTTACAGGTCTACTTGTAAGATAAAGCTACTcattcaaaaccaaaagtCGACAATGTCAGTGTCAGTGGTGTGCTTCACAGGAGCAATTCCGATATGTTTGGTTTCCAAGTCCTTGACAAAATAAACTTCTCTAAGGAAAGGAAGTCCAATTCCTGGAAGCCCTCCAGAATTAGAATCGTCGTATATATGACTACCACACCTGCTTTCGTCACCCGGTATTCTGTAAAAGAAGTTTGAGTATGGTACAGTGATATTGATTGGACCAAGATCAAAAGTAAACTTATCCGTTGTATCCAAAACtcttttgcaatcaaaAAGTCCAAACTGGTCTTGATGCAACTCAGCACGGATTCCTTCAACCATATATTTTTCCAATGAAACCCAAGCATTTCCGGTATCAAAGCCGACAAGTTTCTCGAATGGGAATACTTTACCACTAGCAGTGGTTATTGATGTAGCATTGATGTTTTGTTCGGCATCGAAAAGCGCCAATTCTCCTTCGTATTTGGCTTTATCAATACCTCCTAAGAGTAAAGTACCTTGATTCTCTTGTCCTAAATACACCGAGTAACCAGCACGATTGATCAATCCAGCATTCTTGGATGCAAAGACATAATTTGATTGCACATCCTGTGACTCTCCAACGCCAAAGACACCAATATCGCCTGAACTGATATAACTgacatcaaattcaaagtcAGGGATTTTTCTACCATCATCAAAGTATAGGTCATCATTGGCTTTGAAACTTTTTGTGACAGCGGAACCATCACCATAAGCCAGATCTGATTCCTTGGTGGAGTTCTTGAATGTAGACGAATTTTCTGGATGGAAAACAGCGTCAGCTGCACATGTCTTTTTCTGACAAGTTGCACCAGGAACTGGCACATTCAAGCGAACACTACCTGTATCAACAGTAACTCTTACTGGTTCTTGAGAGGAGcctaatttcaatttggtgtACCACCTAGCCCCAGTGTCAGCAAACCATTGCAGTTCTGACGGAGTTCTCTTGTCGAGCAGATTGAATCCATCACGTTCAAGCTCATGAACAATAAACTTGTTGTGTCTCTTTTCAATGGGGGTACCATTGGTGATAGCAGCCAATAAAGTAACCAATACTGTAGTTTTGAGTAAGGATAACATTGCgagtttaattttgatgtCAAAGGGGTGCTGTAAATTGCAAGTAGAAGAGCTAGCGTGCTCTATTTATAGTAATGCCGCAGCAATAAGGTACATTTACTCGCAATCAACTAGAGTCAAACGGCATTAGG
This region of Candida orthopsilosis Co 90-125, chromosome 6 draft sequence genomic DNA includes:
- a CDS encoding Pcl5 protein (protein similar to S. cerevisiae Pcl5p and other cyclins for Pho85p kinase); its protein translation is MQSPVSPSCKKQEQEQEKEKEKEVVQIKRETRGVDLLTPPNSSTEAESASNAKPLTPTAFSPNHHDYYHQAHLSKAQFNSILVNCATNLLKILYSKQKQHTCDTKQVKQFIIEILKRSKTSIQSLQLACFYIYKLIITNNSNLPVKCQHLFLGLVIIASKFNQDYNYSFKSWCKIIGLTEESKHIKHLREVEIQVLGLLKYELGLMGDKYENWCNILFIFGYDFIKYQIIKQNTTEDIVSNDLIWDLDVYSYTTKLTKWWQFFQDLKIDNLKIVKIKFESYFNQQLNQKVFIVQDATKKRCRDDVTVTLFDHIKKIKV